One Edaphobacter flagellatus genomic region harbors:
- a CDS encoding ArsR/SmtB family transcription factor, which produces MKPAYTNHVFRALADPTRRAIYEQLSRQGEQTVHALTHFAGVSQPAVSKHLTVLKRARLVRHRREGRETHYRAQPDALAPVVDWLRDYGAFWRDRFDRLETLLQRMEP; this is translated from the coding sequence GTGAAGCCGGCTTATACCAATCACGTCTTTCGAGCTCTCGCTGATCCAACGCGACGCGCTATCTATGAGCAGCTGTCGCGGCAGGGAGAACAGACCGTTCACGCGCTTACACACTTCGCCGGTGTCTCGCAGCCAGCCGTCTCTAAGCACCTTACGGTGCTCAAGCGGGCCAGGCTTGTGCGGCATCGTCGTGAGGGGAGAGAGACCCACTACCGCGCGCAGCCCGATGCGCTTGCCCCTGTGGTGGATTGGTTGCGTGACTATGGTGCATTCTGGCGCGACCGCTTCGACCGTCTCGAAACTCTTTTGCAAAGGATGGAGCCATGA
- a CDS encoding penicillin-binding transpeptidase domain-containing protein gives MFFRRPSQAPSTSEQPLLEQTLRNTRAIATILHQQSGKVLAVHGNANSSDTPGSILKPLLLFAALQKNLIDPAVTVFCRRDLHIGNRPYPCTHPQSNIAFTAQEALAYSCNTWFASLALHFSSTSLLEALHAFTIPVSISPQTPEQKQRIALGLVGVQTSPSQIAAAYRFLQDQLSQPFAKPVADGLRDSVSFGMAHNAATPGIDLCGKTGTASNPPRQPWSHGWFAGFASIHNTPLVISLYLPQGNGADAAQLAKNFFLARSKTT, from the coding sequence ATGTTTTTCCGGAGACCCAGTCAAGCACCCTCCACGTCGGAGCAGCCACTTCTCGAGCAGACACTTCGGAACACACGCGCGATTGCAACCATCCTGCATCAGCAATCCGGCAAAGTTCTCGCAGTTCATGGCAACGCGAACTCCTCCGACACTCCCGGCTCCATCCTGAAGCCCCTGCTTCTTTTCGCAGCACTTCAGAAAAACCTGATCGACCCCGCAGTGACAGTCTTTTGCCGTCGCGATCTTCACATCGGGAACCGGCCGTATCCCTGCACCCATCCGCAATCCAATATCGCGTTTACTGCACAGGAAGCGCTCGCTTACTCATGCAACACCTGGTTCGCTTCGCTTGCGCTGCACTTCTCCTCAACAAGCCTTCTGGAAGCCTTGCACGCCTTCACCATCCCTGTCTCCATCTCACCCCAGACACCAGAACAAAAGCAGCGGATCGCTCTCGGCCTCGTTGGTGTCCAAACATCACCGTCTCAAATTGCCGCCGCCTACCGTTTTCTTCAAGACCAGCTAAGTCAGCCTTTCGCCAAACCTGTAGCAGATGGACTGCGAGACTCCGTATCCTTCGGCATGGCGCATAACGCAGCAACACCCGGCATTGATCTCTGCGGCAAAACCGGGACCGCAAGCAATCCGCCGCGGCAGCCCTGGAGTCACGGCTGGTTTGCCGGATTTGCCTCGATCCACAACACACCGCTTGTCATCAGCCTTTACCTCCCGCAAGGCAATGGAGCCGATGCCGCTCAACTCGCGAAAAACTTCTTTCTGGCGCGCAGCAAAACGACATGA
- a CDS encoding SpoIID/LytB domain-containing protein, with the protein MKQLLLLIALLAIYGHSEEPSATTITLGLYSIRIIQSLTITPLGSSAWMQACGTCSRITLHAPVHLDHVGRPIHFGGNLRIQPDDDVPPVQSSGIYTIAQTHRGLTVTLQIPSERYVAAVLSAEAAPDEPLASLEALAIAARTFALTNLQRHHADGFDLCDSTHCQALRFTPVRSEIAEAVRRTAGITLWSATHRAHIYYTQNCGGISEAASALWPTEHAPYLTSHTDSYCTRRDAASWQTSIPISDLNKIAAKQHWNLPTPITGVRIVQHTTSGRAKLLEISSPARTVTISAGSLHFAINRALGWNRIRGDLYTIALTNQSLQFTGHGYGHGVGLCQAGAFQMATEHHSAAEILNFYFPNTRLGLTSSGGLWHDEKIGTVTLRAIQADPVLTKDADLAWHQALSLWGTSINTPQPIITIAPTTELFRQLTNGPGHLLAITRGSQVTLQPISVLKRYAPVEPLLLHELLHTLIEAQSSDKAPLWLREGLAEALANIHSAYVPPNSSIATIEQELAAPSSLANDQHAHLESAAIVRKLGQTYSLTVMRQWLRMGVPTQVMETLH; encoded by the coding sequence ATGAAGCAGCTACTACTTTTGATCGCCCTTCTTGCCATCTACGGGCACAGCGAAGAGCCCAGCGCAACCACCATCACGCTCGGCCTCTATTCGATCCGCATCATACAAAGCCTAACGATCACCCCGCTCGGTAGCAGCGCTTGGATGCAAGCATGTGGAACCTGCTCACGCATTACACTCCACGCACCTGTCCATCTCGATCACGTCGGCCGGCCGATCCACTTTGGCGGTAATCTTCGCATCCAGCCTGACGACGATGTCCCTCCAGTACAATCTTCCGGAATCTACACCATCGCCCAAACCCATCGCGGCCTAACCGTCACTCTCCAAATTCCCTCAGAACGCTACGTCGCCGCGGTGCTTTCAGCCGAAGCCGCACCAGACGAACCCCTCGCATCGCTCGAAGCCCTCGCGATCGCAGCACGTACCTTCGCACTGACGAACCTCCAGCGACACCATGCGGATGGCTTCGATCTCTGCGACAGCACGCACTGCCAGGCCCTACGCTTTACTCCTGTGCGCTCAGAGATCGCCGAAGCAGTACGACGCACAGCAGGAATAACGCTTTGGAGCGCAACTCACCGTGCCCACATTTACTACACGCAAAACTGTGGAGGCATCTCTGAAGCCGCCTCCGCTCTGTGGCCAACTGAACACGCACCCTACCTGACCTCACACACCGACTCCTACTGCACACGCCGCGATGCCGCCTCGTGGCAAACCAGCATTCCCATCTCGGACCTCAACAAAATCGCCGCTAAGCAACACTGGAATCTTCCCACACCCATCACTGGCGTTCGCATCGTACAACATACAACAAGCGGACGAGCAAAACTTCTCGAGATATCCAGTCCCGCACGCACGGTGACCATCTCAGCCGGCAGCCTGCATTTCGCCATCAATCGTGCCCTTGGCTGGAACCGCATCCGCGGCGATCTCTACACAATCGCTCTCACCAATCAGTCACTTCAATTTACTGGCCACGGCTACGGGCACGGCGTTGGTCTCTGTCAGGCTGGAGCATTCCAGATGGCAACCGAGCATCATTCCGCAGCAGAGATCCTCAATTTTTATTTCCCGAATACGCGCCTCGGTCTCACATCCTCAGGCGGCCTTTGGCATGACGAAAAGATCGGCACGGTAACGCTTCGCGCGATCCAAGCCGACCCCGTGCTAACCAAAGACGCAGATCTCGCCTGGCATCAAGCTCTCTCCCTATGGGGAACCTCGATCAACACACCGCAGCCCATCATCACCATCGCGCCAACAACAGAGCTATTCCGCCAACTCACCAATGGCCCCGGCCATCTCCTCGCCATCACGCGCGGCAGCCAGGTCACGCTCCAACCCATCTCCGTCCTCAAACGCTACGCCCCAGTTGAGCCGCTTCTTTTGCACGAGCTTCTGCATACACTCATCGAAGCGCAGTCGAGCGACAAAGCTCCTCTCTGGCTGCGCGAAGGCCTTGCCGAAGCCTTGGCAAACATCCATTCGGCATATGTCCCGCCCAACTCTTCCATCGCAACAATCGAACAGGAACTAGCCGCTCCGTCAAGCCTCGCCAACGATCAACACGCTCACCTTGAGTCCGCAGCCATTGTCCGCAAACTCGGACAGACCTACAGCCTCACCGTAATGCGTCAATGGCTCCGCATGGGCGTCCCAACGCAGGTTATGGAGACGCTGCATTAA
- a CDS encoding alpha-2-macroglobulin family protein, translating into MERFARRGLKLRWFGFAIVLFLVMPSWLHAARPVMFNLSTAKTYAVGEKPTIHLYSQNVDELEFRIYRVDDPAKFLSGLKDLHSFGQEDWGPKEQIDERTWLEKFHDWKHHIWFLIRRFFRNQFSAESRDALREKQATLARRSRVVGVAQFAQIPLLNDRQLVARWKQEMPPTYVSDSQDLPIDPLGAGLYLVEATDGHYKAYTVLFVSNMALVTRTTNGTVLAYAVDRKTGAPQNKVQIRMGIKQQQVAEAETGEDGLVELHGPVSKAMQENIWVIAKSGNDVAAVTPASYAFSGSESSKWASYVYTDRPVYRPGHTVHWKAILRTKVANHLEVPKPQQVHVTVTDQEDHAVLEKDMTTSAEGTVAGDVELRANAGLGYYTIRIGEMNDGAMGSFRVEEYRKPEYQVRVGAAKPRVLQGEKMQVTIDSRYFFGEPVANAVVKYKVFHAPHYWWGDEGDDAGAGMGAAEDAEGSADDSLGYGADQESEQTGKLDANGKLTITVPTAMDSSNRKMDQDYTIEAGVTDAANREVTGRGHFLATYGSFRVHVEPASYAVRQGAQAAFQVSAVDYDNHPVQTRMHVALVERKWVNGKTVTTQGPSTDVTTDAAGNGRALLSVTNAGSMEVIATATTPEKRTVQDTSWLWVMGSGEESLWGGTSQQVQIIADKKKYAVGDVAHLSIVSQVASFHALVTATGNAVQFQKVLSSDGKTLSWDMPITSDSVPNLQVDAVFIENGQMYEASKNIKVPPVEKQLQVEITPARQVFQPQQTAQYDVLLKDSAGKPVAGADLSFGVVDEAIYSLYPDTSGDMVKRLYPERYVYAEVMSSLDYSFSGRAGAKSPLLAERKSRYNPRMAQVKPGNDVVQPKVRKAFPDTAYWAPDVRTDAQGHAKVTMTFPDSLTTWRATVRAITADSKAGSQINRVIVRKNVIVRMGTPRFMRKGDEITIPVIAHNYLDTAKQMQLQLEVQGLDAVAGSPQTVTVPSKGDGIATWRLKASQIGTAKLLAKALTNEESDALEVTFPVEPSGVPVMAGGNGAITQTDGASHTPVNFPANTDAAAHGLHVEVSPSIAGSIFPALAYLTSYPYGCTEQTMSSFLPNVIVAETLKKLNVTGRVDENDLRAKVQAGLDRLKDYQHDDGGWGWWKEDESRVFMTAYVVSGLAEAARSMQLNDDAQSMKQKGTAYLEKQLADHPRMLPELRAYTVYALIEAGKTDHGKDLDTLYGRKNDLSAEGLSMVGLAMLDVNDRRVESVAKLVEGKVQRQGELASWPSRYSPLLDFEYDNTAESTAYALRFLTKADPKSPLLDAAAQWLVLNRTGGYWWESTEQTAMVLFGLVDYMAASKELSADFDIDVVVNGVSVAKRHFTAADAMSGAGLSVDVAADKLQPANNAVQVVKHGAGKAYWLVQGKYYSTEKRLYQAGTMNLNVTRDYFKLVPTQKDGKIVYQLQPLRGATQIGDVLAVHLAVNGSPMKYLLIEDPIPAGTEFVQHEDSYNIVDKPGNWDWWYTRREFHDDRAAMFATEFDGRHESFYLLKVVNPGAFVVSPAHVEPMYQPGIQATTEEIRLQADPAQDGAAQGVHP; encoded by the coding sequence TTGGAACGTTTTGCGCGAAGAGGATTGAAGCTCCGCTGGTTTGGATTTGCAATCGTGCTTTTTCTGGTGATGCCGTCATGGCTTCATGCGGCAAGGCCGGTGATGTTCAACCTGAGCACGGCGAAGACCTATGCGGTGGGTGAGAAGCCGACGATCCATTTGTACTCGCAAAATGTGGATGAGCTGGAGTTCCGCATCTATCGGGTGGATGATCCAGCGAAGTTTTTGTCGGGTCTGAAGGATCTGCACTCATTTGGCCAGGAGGATTGGGGGCCGAAGGAGCAGATCGATGAGCGGACGTGGCTGGAGAAGTTCCATGACTGGAAGCACCATATCTGGTTTCTGATCCGGCGTTTTTTTCGCAACCAGTTCAGCGCAGAGAGCCGCGATGCTTTGCGGGAGAAGCAGGCAACGCTGGCGAGACGCAGCAGAGTGGTGGGAGTGGCACAGTTTGCGCAGATTCCGCTGCTGAATGACAGGCAGCTGGTTGCGCGATGGAAGCAGGAGATGCCTCCGACGTATGTGAGCGATTCACAGGATCTGCCGATCGATCCACTTGGCGCAGGGTTGTATCTGGTTGAAGCGACGGATGGCCATTACAAGGCGTACACGGTGCTGTTTGTTTCGAACATGGCATTAGTGACGCGGACGACGAATGGCACGGTGCTGGCCTACGCCGTGGATAGAAAGACGGGTGCTCCGCAGAACAAGGTCCAGATACGGATGGGTATCAAGCAACAGCAGGTAGCGGAGGCGGAGACAGGTGAGGACGGGCTGGTGGAGCTGCATGGGCCCGTGTCGAAGGCCATGCAGGAGAATATCTGGGTTATTGCGAAGTCGGGAAATGATGTAGCCGCGGTGACTCCTGCGAGCTACGCGTTTTCAGGCTCGGAGAGCAGTAAGTGGGCTTCGTATGTGTATACGGACAGGCCGGTTTATCGGCCGGGGCATACGGTGCACTGGAAGGCGATTCTGCGGACGAAGGTTGCGAATCATCTTGAAGTGCCGAAGCCGCAGCAGGTTCATGTGACGGTGACCGATCAGGAAGACCACGCTGTGCTGGAGAAGGATATGACGACCAGCGCAGAAGGAACGGTTGCGGGCGATGTCGAGCTGCGGGCCAATGCGGGGCTGGGGTATTACACGATACGCATCGGAGAGATGAACGATGGCGCGATGGGATCGTTTCGGGTGGAGGAGTATCGCAAGCCTGAGTACCAGGTGAGAGTGGGAGCAGCGAAACCACGTGTTTTGCAAGGCGAGAAGATGCAGGTGACGATCGATTCGCGGTATTTCTTTGGCGAGCCGGTAGCGAATGCAGTGGTGAAGTACAAGGTGTTTCACGCGCCGCATTACTGGTGGGGCGATGAAGGAGATGATGCGGGTGCCGGGATGGGAGCCGCAGAGGACGCAGAGGGAAGCGCGGATGATTCGTTGGGATATGGCGCCGATCAGGAGTCGGAGCAGACGGGCAAACTGGATGCGAATGGCAAGCTGACGATTACGGTTCCGACAGCGATGGACAGCTCCAATCGCAAGATGGACCAGGACTACACGATCGAAGCTGGTGTTACGGACGCGGCGAATCGCGAGGTGACGGGCCGCGGACATTTTCTGGCGACGTATGGGAGCTTCCGCGTTCATGTTGAGCCGGCGAGCTATGCTGTGCGGCAGGGAGCGCAGGCAGCGTTTCAGGTCTCGGCTGTGGACTATGACAACCACCCGGTGCAGACGCGCATGCATGTGGCGTTGGTCGAGCGGAAGTGGGTGAACGGCAAGACGGTGACAACGCAAGGTCCTTCGACGGATGTAACGACGGATGCAGCGGGGAACGGAAGGGCGCTGCTGTCGGTGACGAATGCCGGATCGATGGAAGTGATCGCGACGGCGACGACTCCGGAGAAGCGCACGGTGCAGGATACGTCGTGGCTTTGGGTGATGGGTTCAGGCGAGGAGAGTCTGTGGGGCGGCACGTCGCAGCAGGTGCAGATTATTGCCGACAAGAAGAAGTATGCGGTGGGCGATGTGGCCCACTTGAGCATCGTGTCGCAGGTAGCGAGTTTTCACGCGTTGGTTACGGCGACGGGGAATGCGGTGCAGTTTCAGAAGGTGTTGTCGTCGGATGGAAAGACGTTGAGCTGGGACATGCCGATCACGAGCGATTCAGTGCCGAATCTGCAAGTGGATGCGGTGTTTATCGAGAACGGTCAGATGTATGAGGCGAGCAAGAATATTAAGGTGCCTCCGGTAGAGAAGCAGCTGCAGGTGGAGATCACGCCTGCGAGACAGGTCTTTCAGCCGCAGCAGACGGCGCAGTATGACGTGCTTTTAAAGGACAGTGCAGGCAAGCCGGTGGCGGGCGCGGATCTCAGCTTTGGCGTTGTGGATGAGGCAATCTATTCGCTTTATCCGGATACGAGTGGAGATATGGTAAAGCGGCTCTACCCGGAGCGATATGTGTATGCGGAGGTGATGAGTTCTCTGGACTACAGCTTCAGCGGACGGGCGGGTGCGAAATCGCCCCTGCTGGCGGAGCGGAAGTCGCGTTACAACCCACGCATGGCGCAGGTGAAGCCCGGCAACGATGTTGTGCAGCCGAAGGTTCGCAAGGCGTTTCCGGATACGGCGTATTGGGCGCCGGATGTGAGGACGGATGCGCAGGGCCATGCAAAGGTCACGATGACGTTTCCGGATTCGCTGACGACGTGGCGCGCTACGGTGCGTGCGATTACGGCGGACTCGAAGGCGGGATCGCAGATCAATCGCGTGATCGTACGGAAGAACGTGATTGTGAGGATGGGCACGCCACGCTTTATGCGCAAGGGCGATGAGATCACGATTCCTGTGATTGCGCACAACTATCTGGACACAGCGAAGCAGATGCAGCTTCAGCTGGAGGTGCAGGGGCTGGATGCTGTTGCGGGTTCTCCGCAGACGGTTACGGTGCCGAGCAAGGGAGATGGCATCGCTACATGGCGTTTGAAGGCGTCACAGATTGGAACCGCGAAGCTGCTGGCGAAGGCGCTGACCAATGAAGAGAGCGATGCATTGGAGGTGACGTTCCCGGTTGAACCATCGGGTGTGCCGGTGATGGCTGGAGGGAATGGTGCGATTACGCAGACCGATGGTGCGTCGCATACGCCGGTGAACTTCCCGGCAAACACGGATGCAGCAGCACACGGCTTGCACGTTGAGGTGAGTCCATCGATCGCGGGAAGTATCTTTCCGGCTCTTGCTTATCTGACGAGCTATCCGTATGGATGCACAGAGCAGACAATGTCGAGCTTTCTGCCGAATGTGATTGTGGCTGAGACGTTGAAGAAGCTGAACGTCACGGGGCGTGTGGATGAGAACGATCTGAGGGCCAAGGTGCAGGCTGGTCTCGACCGGCTGAAGGATTACCAGCATGATGATGGTGGCTGGGGCTGGTGGAAGGAAGATGAGAGCCGCGTGTTTATGACGGCGTATGTCGTCAGCGGCCTGGCCGAGGCTGCGCGGTCGATGCAGTTGAATGACGATGCGCAAAGCATGAAGCAGAAGGGGACTGCGTATCTGGAGAAGCAGTTGGCGGATCATCCTCGGATGTTGCCGGAGCTGCGCGCCTACACGGTATATGCGTTGATTGAGGCGGGGAAGACAGATCATGGCAAGGACCTGGATACGCTTTATGGCCGGAAGAATGACCTGAGCGCAGAGGGGCTTTCGATGGTTGGGCTGGCGATGCTGGATGTAAACGATCGCCGGGTAGAGTCTGTTGCCAAGCTTGTTGAGGGTAAAGTACAGCGTCAGGGTGAGCTGGCGTCGTGGCCTTCGCGCTATAGTCCTCTGCTGGATTTTGAGTATGACAATACGGCGGAGAGCACGGCGTATGCGTTGCGGTTCCTGACGAAAGCGGACCCGAAGAGCCCGTTGTTGGATGCGGCTGCGCAATGGCTGGTGTTGAACAGAACTGGTGGCTATTGGTGGGAGTCAACGGAGCAGACGGCGATGGTGCTGTTTGGGCTGGTGGACTATATGGCGGCATCGAAGGAGCTGAGCGCTGATTTCGATATCGACGTTGTGGTGAATGGAGTTTCGGTTGCGAAGCGGCACTTTACCGCAGCGGATGCGATGAGCGGCGCGGGCTTGAGCGTCGATGTTGCCGCGGACAAATTGCAACCGGCAAATAATGCTGTGCAGGTTGTGAAGCACGGGGCAGGGAAGGCGTACTGGCTTGTGCAGGGCAAGTACTACTCCACGGAGAAGCGGCTCTATCAGGCGGGCACAATGAATCTGAATGTAACGCGTGATTACTTCAAGCTTGTGCCAACGCAAAAGGATGGCAAGATTGTGTATCAGTTGCAGCCGCTTCGAGGTGCGACGCAGATAGGCGATGTTCTGGCAGTGCACTTAGCTGTCAATGGATCACCGATGAAGTATCTGTTGATTGAAGATCCGATTCCGGCAGGAACGGAGTTTGTGCAACACGAAGACAGTTACAACATCGTCGATAAGCCAGGCAACTGGGACTGGTGGTATACGCGACGCGAGTTTCACGATGACAGGGCTGCGATGTTTGCTACGGAGTTCGATGGACGACATGAGTCTTTCTATCTGTTGAAGGTGGTCAACCCGGGCGCTTTTGTGGTGAGCCCGGCGCATGTGGAGCCGATGTATCAGCCGGGGATTCAGGCGACAACGGAGGAGATACGATTACAGGCTGATCCGGCACAGGACGGTGCGGCTCAGGGGGTGCATCCATGA
- a CDS encoding DUF1175 domain-containing protein: MSIQLNGNRRWIVLLAAVLLAVGTFGAVWARHRSQQVVVRSTAVVFPADGRERAVLQVRRLHGGSLEADAVNAEVVAKVGGDDLGAAWVVRSGDTLEVWTRAPVKEEVRQIRVRWGRRAVVKEVRFALDEADRFGDGTPDALRLHMAGDRAAFRQWFWKLAELQADLPDTERAGEIQDCAALLRYAYREALKFHDAEWAEAQHVGDVAFDSVQQWRYPQTMLGTGLFRVRPGPFVEGDEISGAFAQFADAHALMEWNTYRVGRDLRAAKPGDLIFYRQLGQNSPYHSMVITGSNADWVVYHTGPIGKQRGEMRRMKLSDLLVHPDARWRPLAENSNFLGVFRWNVLREED; this comes from the coding sequence ATGTCGATACAACTTAACGGAAACAGGCGATGGATTGTCTTGCTGGCGGCTGTTTTGCTGGCGGTGGGGACCTTTGGGGCGGTGTGGGCGAGGCATCGTTCGCAGCAGGTGGTTGTTCGCTCGACGGCGGTGGTGTTTCCTGCGGATGGACGGGAGCGGGCTGTGTTGCAGGTGAGGCGATTGCATGGCGGGTCTCTGGAAGCCGATGCGGTCAACGCCGAGGTTGTGGCAAAGGTCGGCGGCGATGACTTGGGTGCTGCCTGGGTTGTGCGGAGCGGCGATACGCTCGAGGTGTGGACACGCGCTCCTGTGAAGGAGGAGGTGCGGCAGATACGGGTGCGGTGGGGACGCAGAGCTGTCGTCAAGGAAGTGCGGTTTGCTCTGGATGAGGCCGATCGTTTTGGGGATGGAACGCCGGATGCGTTGCGGCTGCATATGGCGGGCGACCGGGCGGCGTTCCGGCAGTGGTTCTGGAAGCTGGCGGAGCTGCAGGCCGACTTGCCGGATACGGAGAGAGCAGGGGAGATACAGGACTGCGCAGCGTTGTTGCGGTATGCCTATCGTGAGGCGTTGAAGTTCCATGACGCGGAGTGGGCCGAGGCGCAGCATGTGGGGGATGTTGCATTCGATTCCGTACAGCAGTGGCGGTATCCGCAGACGATGCTGGGGACGGGGTTGTTTCGCGTCAGGCCGGGACCCTTTGTGGAAGGGGACGAGATCTCCGGGGCTTTTGCGCAGTTTGCGGATGCGCATGCACTGATGGAATGGAATACGTATCGAGTGGGAAGAGACCTGCGGGCTGCAAAACCCGGCGACCTGATTTTTTACAGACAGCTGGGACAGAACTCGCCGTATCATTCGATGGTGATCACAGGCAGCAATGCTGATTGGGTCGTGTACCATACAGGACCAATCGGGAAGCAGAGGGGCGAGATGCGGCGGATGAAGCTCTCGGACCTGCTGGTGCATCCCGATGCACGCTGGCGTCCTTTGGCAGAGAATTCGAATTTTCTGGGAGTATTCCGTTGGAACGTTTTGCGCGAAGAGGATTGA
- a CDS encoding dipeptidase, with the protein MPSQDPLAVHADAIVIDTHADTPQRFIDEHWNFTDPLQGGMLNYETARKGNLNAQFFSIWVDPSQYPANASARRTMELIDGTLEQVRRAPDKLRLCTSADQIVAGHNDGKFCVMMGIEGGHSIENSLGLLRDYYRLGVRYMTLTWSNTNDWADSSGDIDDATVKHHNGLTPFGKQVVAEMNRLGMMVDISHVSDKTFWDVIEITKAPIIASHSSARALTNAGRNMTDDMLRAVAKNNGVVMVNFFPAFIDEQWRLAWNASKPERQKAQDALEAEYKAKGQPVPFEASDKIDREFAALIGRAPFNSLIDHFDHVIKVAGIDHVGIGTDFDGIPVPPAGIDSAADLPKVTEALMARGHSADDMRKLLGGNLLRVFRAVEAAQQKPPVIAPGQAQ; encoded by the coding sequence ATGCCGTCTCAAGATCCACTCGCCGTCCACGCCGACGCTATCGTCATCGACACCCACGCCGACACACCGCAGCGCTTCATCGACGAGCACTGGAACTTCACCGACCCCCTCCAGGGAGGCATGCTCAATTACGAAACTGCCCGCAAAGGCAACCTCAACGCGCAGTTCTTCTCCATCTGGGTCGACCCCAGCCAGTACCCCGCAAACGCCAGCGCCCGCCGCACGATGGAACTCATCGACGGCACCCTCGAGCAGGTCCGCCGCGCGCCCGACAAGCTTCGCCTCTGCACCTCCGCCGACCAGATCGTCGCCGGCCACAACGACGGCAAATTCTGCGTCATGATGGGCATCGAGGGCGGCCACTCTATCGAAAACTCCCTCGGCCTCCTCCGCGACTACTACCGCCTCGGCGTCCGCTACATGACTCTCACCTGGTCCAACACCAACGACTGGGCCGACTCCTCCGGCGACATCGACGACGCCACCGTCAAGCACCACAACGGCCTCACACCGTTCGGCAAGCAGGTCGTTGCCGAGATGAACCGCCTCGGCATGATGGTCGATATCTCCCACGTCTCCGACAAAACCTTTTGGGACGTCATCGAGATCACCAAAGCGCCCATCATCGCCTCGCACTCCTCCGCCCGCGCTCTCACCAACGCCGGACGCAACATGACCGACGACATGCTCCGCGCCGTCGCTAAAAACAACGGCGTCGTCATGGTCAACTTCTTCCCCGCCTTCATCGACGAGCAGTGGCGTCTCGCCTGGAACGCCTCCAAACCCGAGCGCCAAAAAGCGCAGGACGCCCTCGAAGCCGAGTACAAAGCCAAAGGCCAGCCCGTCCCCTTCGAAGCCTCCGACAAGATCGACCGCGAATTCGCTGCACTAATCGGCCGGGCTCCCTTCAACTCACTCATCGATCACTTCGACCACGTCATCAAAGTCGCTGGCATCGACCACGTCGGCATCGGCACCGACTTCGACGGCATTCCTGTCCCGCCCGCCGGAATCGACTCCGCCGCCGACCTGCCCAAGGTCACCGAAGCGCTGATGGCGCGCGGTCACTCCGCCGACGACATGCGCAAACTCCTCGGCGGCAACCTCCTCCGCGTCTTCCGCGCCGTCGAAGCCGCCCAGCAGAAACCTCCAGTCATCGCACCCGGACAAGCGCAGTAA
- a CDS encoding peptidylprolyl isomerase gives MMLRPLALALVLSGTALAQATPSQSSQQTPASQALPDAPSTTSNAKPPVVPTGPTAVIDTTMGRLTCKLYDTQAPATVANFIGLAEGTKDWTDPTSLKKVHGQPFYNGTTFHRVIPGFMIQGGDKAGNGTGDPGYYFKDEFDPSLTFDEPGRLAMANSGPNTNGSQFFVTEVPVEQLNGKHTIFGQCDAHSVLLVASIARVARNQDDKPLTPVVINKITIVREGQPIPPEPALPPAAAPAAPPTN, from the coding sequence ATGATGCTTCGCCCTCTTGCCCTCGCTCTCGTGCTGAGCGGAACCGCGCTGGCCCAGGCCACACCGTCGCAGTCCTCCCAGCAGACACCGGCTTCGCAGGCACTGCCCGATGCTCCCTCTACGACTTCCAACGCGAAGCCCCCCGTCGTCCCCACCGGTCCAACCGCCGTCATCGACACCACCATGGGACGCCTCACCTGCAAGCTCTACGACACGCAGGCCCCCGCCACCGTCGCCAACTTCATCGGCCTCGCCGAAGGTACCAAGGACTGGACCGACCCAACCTCGCTCAAAAAGGTCCACGGCCAGCCCTTCTATAACGGAACCACCTTCCACCGCGTCATTCCCGGCTTCATGATCCAGGGTGGCGACAAGGCCGGTAACGGCACCGGCGACCCCGGCTACTACTTCAAAGACGAGTTCGACCCCTCGCTTACCTTCGACGAGCCCGGACGGCTCGCCATGGCCAACTCCGGCCCCAACACCAATGGCTCGCAATTCTTCGTCACCGAAGTCCCCGTCGAGCAGCTCAACGGCAAGCACACCATCTTCGGCCAGTGCGACGCACACTCTGTTCTGCTCGTCGCCTCTATCGCCCGCGTTGCGCGCAACCAGGACGACAAGCCTCTCACGCCCGTCGTCATCAACAAAATCACCATCGTGCGCGAAGGCCAGCCCATTCCACCGGAGCCTGCACTTCCCCCGGCAGCCGCACCCGCCGCTCCTCCAACAAATTAA